The Chryseobacterium geocarposphaerae genome window below encodes:
- a CDS encoding TonB-dependent receptor has product MKKIFTSVLLCASIYFYAQTGTVSGNINDDSKIALPGAKISLTPGNIYTTSDDHGNFVFLNVPAGSYTMKVDYLGYGIREYNVTVESDKNTQQNIIFARKETTIEEVVVAGTTLKNQARALNKQKNNANITNVISSDQIGRFPDANIGDALKRVPGITIQNDQGEARNLIIRGLAPNLNSVTLNGDRIPSAEGDNRNVQMDLIPSDMISTIEVNKTLTPDMDADAIGGSVNLITRVSSNGKRISATVAGGYSPIREKGNYTAGLVYGDRFLNKKLGAVFSFSYNNNNFGSDNIEPTWSLAKDAAQTAYVSKMGIRYYNEHRIRHSFDLNMDYEFNSKNKIYASAMYNFRNDKENRYALGYKIKPVYSADKSQITDWEGSITRQDKAGDYNNDNTRLERQKVQNYALRGEHLLGSKIDLDWAMNYAIASEKKPHERYIEFENEDLSFSSNLIDPRKPMILPTSPDNLGDYQLSDLSDSNSFTQEKEFGAKVNLRFPFSVIQDQKGRLRVGARLRLKTKERENDYFAFEPINDMGSLLNVPTTYFNGHNFQPGNYVPGTFVSTSYLGSLDLFNPNLFNSESKPEEFLSSNYNAKENIYAGYVRWDQDFSDKFSMIVGARVETTRIDYTGNYVLDEEELAGKITNTNTYTNVLPNVSFKYVPAQNLVLRAAFTTALARPNYYALVPYLNVISGDETISAGNPNLKATYAYNFDFMAEKHFKSVGILSGGVFYKNLKDFIYTYSRKNYSATDFANDFAGQTNPIPAGENNWLFTQQRNGNNVDLYGFEVALQRQLDFIPGAFWKGLGVYVNYTYTHSKAKGITNEDGLERTDVGLPGTAPHMFNGSLSWENKRFSARISMNYASHYIDELGGNSFEDRYYDKQFFLDANASYKITSQLRVFAEANNLTNQPLRYYQGIQDRTAQVEYYRPKFNVGVKFDF; this is encoded by the coding sequence GTGAAGAAAATTTTTACCTCCGTTCTCTTGTGTGCCTCTATTTATTTTTATGCACAAACAGGTACTGTTTCAGGAAACATTAATGATGATTCTAAAATTGCCCTTCCCGGAGCAAAAATTTCCCTGACTCCAGGAAATATCTATACGACTTCTGACGACCACGGAAATTTCGTTTTCTTAAATGTTCCGGCAGGAAGCTACACCATGAAAGTCGACTATCTTGGATATGGAATCAGAGAATACAACGTGACTGTAGAATCTGATAAAAATACCCAGCAAAATATCATTTTCGCAAGAAAAGAGACCACCATTGAAGAAGTTGTTGTCGCCGGAACCACGTTAAAAAATCAAGCTAGAGCTTTAAATAAGCAAAAAAATAACGCCAATATCACCAATGTCATTTCATCAGATCAGATCGGGCGTTTTCCCGATGCCAATATAGGGGATGCATTAAAACGTGTTCCCGGAATAACGATCCAAAACGATCAGGGTGAAGCTAGAAACCTGATCATAAGAGGCCTTGCTCCAAATTTGAACTCCGTTACCTTAAACGGTGACAGAATTCCTTCCGCAGAAGGAGATAACAGGAATGTTCAGATGGACTTGATTCCTTCCGATATGATCTCCACAATCGAAGTGAATAAAACTTTAACTCCTGATATGGATGCCGATGCCATTGGTGGTTCCGTGAACCTTATTACCAGGGTTTCTTCAAACGGAAAGAGAATTTCTGCAACGGTTGCTGGAGGTTACAGTCCTATTCGTGAAAAAGGAAATTATACTGCAGGATTGGTATATGGAGATCGCTTTCTGAATAAAAAATTGGGAGCCGTATTCAGCTTTTCCTATAATAACAACAATTTTGGTTCCGACAATATAGAACCGACATGGAGCCTTGCCAAAGATGCTGCACAAACAGCTTATGTAAGCAAAATGGGAATCCGCTACTATAATGAACACCGTATCAGGCACAGTTTTGATTTGAATATGGACTACGAATTTAATTCAAAAAACAAAATCTATGCTTCTGCAATGTACAATTTCAGGAATGATAAAGAAAACCGCTATGCTTTAGGATATAAAATAAAGCCCGTTTATAGTGCGGACAAAAGCCAGATTACCGATTGGGAAGGAAGTATCACCAGACAAGATAAAGCGGGAGATTACAACAATGACAACACTCGTTTGGAAAGGCAGAAAGTTCAGAACTATGCTTTACGAGGAGAACATCTTTTAGGTTCAAAAATAGATCTGGACTGGGCAATGAACTATGCTATAGCCAGTGAAAAAAAACCTCACGAAAGATATATTGAATTTGAAAATGAAGATCTGAGCTTCTCATCAAATTTAATCGATCCGAGAAAGCCTATGATTCTTCCTACTTCTCCTGATAATCTTGGAGACTATCAATTGAGCGACCTTTCGGATTCCAACAGCTTTACTCAGGAAAAAGAATTTGGAGCAAAGGTTAATTTGCGTTTCCCGTTCTCCGTTATTCAAGATCAGAAAGGGAGACTTCGTGTAGGAGCCCGCTTAAGATTAAAAACCAAAGAAAGAGAAAACGATTATTTCGCTTTTGAGCCGATCAATGATATGGGAAGTTTATTGAATGTTCCCACCACTTATTTCAACGGACACAATTTTCAGCCGGGAAATTATGTTCCGGGAACATTTGTAAGCACTTCTTATTTGGGAAGCCTGGATTTATTTAATCCTAATTTATTCAATTCAGAATCCAAACCTGAAGAATTCCTTTCAAGCAATTACAATGCAAAAGAGAATATTTATGCCGGATATGTTCGCTGGGATCAGGATTTCAGCGATAAGTTCTCAATGATTGTCGGAGCGCGTGTAGAAACAACAAGAATTGATTATACCGGGAATTATGTACTAGACGAAGAGGAATTGGCAGGAAAAATCACCAACACCAATACATACACCAATGTTCTTCCGAATGTATCATTTAAATACGTTCCGGCTCAGAACTTAGTGCTTCGTGCAGCCTTCACCACAGCTTTGGCCCGTCCAAATTATTATGCACTGGTTCCCTATCTTAATGTCATTTCAGGAGATGAAACCATTTCTGCAGGAAATCCGAATCTGAAAGCAACCTATGCTTATAATTTTGATTTCATGGCTGAAAAACATTTCAAATCAGTAGGTATTCTTTCGGGAGGTGTATTTTATAAGAATTTAAAAGATTTCATTTACACCTATTCAAGGAAGAATTATTCCGCAACAGATTTTGCTAATGATTTTGCAGGGCAAACCAACCCTATTCCTGCAGGAGAAAACAACTGGCTCTTTACGCAGCAGAGAAATGGTAACAATGTTGATCTTTATGGCTTTGAAGTTGCTTTGCAAAGACAGCTTGATTTCATTCCGGGTGCATTTTGGAAAGGTTTGGGAGTATATGTAAATTATACTTACACCCATTCCAAAGCAAAAGGAATCACCAATGAAGACGGTTTGGAAAGAACAGATGTAGGACTTCCGGGAACAGCCCCACATATGTTCAACGGATCGCTTTCCTGGGAAAACAAGCGTTTTTCAGCAAGAATTTCTATGAACTACGCATCTCATTATATTGATGAATTGGGTGGAAATTCTTTTGAAGACCGTTATTATGACAAACAGTTCTTTCTGGATGCAAATGCTTCCTATAAAATTACAAGCCAGCTGAGAGTTTTTGCTGAAGCGAATAATTTAACCAACCAGCCTTTGAGATATTATCAGGGAATTCAGGACAGAACTGCACAGGTTGAATATTACAGACCTAAATTTAATGTCGGAGTGAAATTCGATTTTTAA